A portion of the Syntrophobacterales bacterium genome contains these proteins:
- the mnmE gene encoding tRNA uridine-5-carboxymethylaminomethyl(34) synthesis GTPase MnmE, whose amino-acid sequence MENIETICAVSTPSGEGGIGIVRLSGPDAHKVLKAIFRKAKGGGDITSRRMYLGHIVDPEHSEQIDEVFAVFMNAPLTYTREDIGEVYSHGGLAVQRRILSVMIRCGARLAEPGEFTKRAFLNGRIDLAQAEAVLDIIESETDEELGHAIKSLEGVLSKKINGIRNQLRRALVEVEALIDFPEEEIDVDEKEVLAGVECAEKEIAALADSYYEGNAVKHGLEVLIVGRTNVGKSSLLNALLARERAIVTPLPGTTRDMIEDTIHIMGIKVRIVDTAGFGLPRDIVEREGLARVKRKIPEADLILWVVDGSRPYSDEDREVCEEIGKRRKIVVINKTDLPRLLEIDIPPESPISGIEVSALREEGIEALKTAIYEALMSKERRANAILVTNLRHKDALSRALTAARNAVSGLKRQEPAEFIAFDLRDAGQCLGEITGEAWTDDILHDIFSRFCIGK is encoded by the coding sequence ATGGAAAACATTGAGACGATTTGTGCTGTTTCGACCCCTTCCGGAGAGGGGGGAATTGGCATTGTAAGGTTGAGCGGGCCGGATGCCCACAAGGTCCTCAAGGCCATCTTCAGAAAAGCGAAAGGCGGCGGCGACATCACGTCCCGCCGCATGTATCTCGGTCACATCGTTGACCCCGAACATTCGGAACAGATTGATGAGGTATTTGCCGTCTTCATGAATGCCCCTCTCACGTATACGAGAGAAGATATAGGGGAGGTCTACTCACATGGAGGGCTTGCCGTTCAGAGAAGGATTCTCTCCGTTATGATCCGATGCGGCGCGAGACTTGCAGAGCCGGGAGAATTCACGAAGCGGGCATTCTTGAACGGAAGAATTGATCTCGCACAAGCCGAGGCAGTCCTTGACATTATCGAGAGTGAAACCGACGAAGAGCTGGGTCACGCGATAAAATCCCTGGAAGGCGTGTTGTCGAAAAAGATTAATGGCATCAGGAACCAACTCAGGCGCGCCCTTGTGGAAGTGGAGGCGCTCATAGATTTTCCCGAAGAAGAGATTGATGTGGACGAAAAGGAGGTTCTCGCCGGTGTAGAGTGTGCGGAAAAAGAAATAGCGGCGCTTGCCGACTCATACTACGAAGGCAACGCGGTGAAACACGGACTTGAGGTTCTCATCGTGGGGCGGACGAACGTGGGGAAATCGAGCCTTCTTAACGCGCTTCTGGCCAGGGAAAGGGCCATTGTGACACCCTTGCCAGGGACTACCAGGGATATGATAGAGGATACGATCCATATCATGGGTATCAAGGTAAGGATCGTGGATACAGCGGGTTTTGGGCTGCCCCGGGATATTGTGGAGCGGGAAGGACTAGCGCGGGTGAAACGGAAGATCCCTGAAGCCGACCTTATCCTCTGGGTTGTGGACGGCTCCCGCCCGTATTCTGATGAAGACCGTGAGGTCTGTGAGGAGATAGGAAAGAGAAGGAAGATCGTCGTAATTAATAAGACCGACCTGCCCCGTTTGCTTGAAATTGATATCCCGCCGGAATCTCCCATCTCCGGGATCGAGGTATCGGCCCTGAGGGAAGAGGGTATTGAAGCCCTGAAGACCGCCATCTACGAAGCGCTCATGAGTAAAGAGCGGCGCGCCAATGCGATTCTTGTCACGAATCTCCGGCATAAGGACGCCCTTTCCCGAGCCCTCACCGCGGCGCGTAACGCCGTCTCCGGTCTTAAGCGGCAGGAACCTGCCGAATTCATCGCCTTTGATCTCCGTGATGCCGGCCAGTGCCTGGGAGAGATCACAGGAGAAGCATGGACCGACGATATTCTCCATGACATATTCAGCCGGTTCTGTATAGGAAAATAG